Proteins co-encoded in one Camelus bactrianus isolate YW-2024 breed Bactrian camel chromosome 6, ASM4877302v1, whole genome shotgun sequence genomic window:
- the TMCO5A gene encoding transmembrane and coiled-coil domain-containing protein 5A, translating to MEEHKEDQLDYESEKVEILRLAQSKRNINSLNMDLERDMQRIDEANQELLLKIHEKEDEIQRLESEITQNRDLAEDEEWEKENCTTMERERALQELEEETARLERKNETLVHSIAELERKLTRKSQKATKCEQGNLKGTPEDSKVKLQHLEASCADQEKELAKVIEDYAFVAQLCEDQALCIKKYQETLRKIEEELETRFLERELSKVLSMNSASKECNSQKNKDNCLQKKKTGICKRIFRCFFFTTLFFIRLLGYLFFHISFVNPDLFVSILPKILNRNILWKLRCFLFPSLTLETEDILPH from the exons ATGGAAGAACACAAGGAAGATCAGCTGGATTATGA GTCAGAGAAAGTGGAAATCTTAAGACTGGCCCAGTCAAAGAGGAACATTAACAGTTTGAATATGGACCTTGAAAGGGATATGCAAAGAATAGATGAAGCAAATCAGGAACTTCTTCTCAAAATCCATGAGAAAGAAGATGAGATTCAAAG GCTGGAAAGTGAGATCACTCAGAACAGAGACCTGGCAGAGGATGAGGAGTGGGAGAAGGAGAACTGCACCACGATGGAAAGGGAAAGAGCCTTGCAGGAGCTAGAGGAAGAAACAGCCAGGCTG GAAAGGAAGAATGAGACTCTGGTTCACAGTATAGCAGAACTTGAAAGAAAG CTTACAAGGAAATCGCAAAAGGCAACTAAGTGTGAACAAGGCAATCTAAAGGGAACTCCAGAAGATTCAAAG GTTAAGTTACAACATCTGGAAGCCTCCTGTGCAGACCAAGAGAAGGAGCTAGCCAAG GTAATAGAAGACTATGCATTTGTGGCCCAGCTCTGTGAAGATCAGGCCCTCTGCATAAAG aAGTACCAGGAAACTTTGAGGAAAATAGAAGAAGAACTAGAGACTCGGTTCCTTGAGAGAGAACT ATCAAAAGTCTTGAGTATGAACTCTGCTAGCAAAGAGTGTAACAGCCAAAAGAACAAG GATAACTGTctccaaaagaagaaaacagggatCTGTAAAAG GATTTTTCGATGTTTCTTTTTCACCACCCTGTTTTTCATCAGACTGCTGGGCTACTTGTTTTTCCATATAAGTTTTGTAAATCCAGATCTCTTTGTCAGTATACTGCCCAAGATACTGAACAGGAACATCTTGTGGAAGCTAAGATgctttctctttccatctctcacGCTTGAGACAGAGGACATATTACCCCACTGA